In Silene latifolia isolate original U9 population chromosome 6, ASM4854445v1, whole genome shotgun sequence, the genomic window atgtcaatcgttgcaacagttgaatgtcaatcaatgctacagttaccaagcgtattcaacacgcccattcacatctcttcgcctgttcatctccctcaaacaaattcctaggcacctgctctccgccggccacatgatcgaccaagccggaagcacggccggggcaatcaaaaataaccaGACGCTCTCACCCGGGTCTCGCCGGCGTCACCTtctttttccacatcggatgcccttacgcatccatgtggagggggatatatatggtacggcctaacaagaaccacgccgatgcttcagaagaagccgataccaaaaattttgcaaaaatacttacgcagaatatacgttcacatacatcggagcccataccacggcatagactacgctgggggcaaattgatggggcatattctgcaccgctgaccaagtcaacacattgagcaaggtcaagggtatccacagcaaagtcaacgacttagacagtctagccggcGAAGCCCATCGGCTACCTGTCACCCGAGTCTCGACTGACAACTAGCCGCCGggacacaaatccgcgtactcatatccaagaccctcggcgagcctgccacaggtccatcggccgagggtacaacggtcttttcacctgatagccacttggccactaggccactacgtgacaaaaggtgaatgcctataaatactcctcaaccttcattgaggaaaggatccacaaattgacctaataaccactattcatctggtaatatcttccttatctctctacaatatactcttagccaagtcacaacaacttctctctaagttcactaacttgagcgtcggagtgagtacgctcggccaaagccgagccctcagtttgttcatcgtttcaggagaccgcaaggaggattcaagcaaggacatcattctactagctacgagtggtaacaaacatccgctctggaattacacccggaacaactttattaatatttaattctaattattcctacctctctccaataaccaaaccccacccatctcctttattaatatttaatcataattattcatacctctctccaattaccaaaccccactcatgtatttatcaatattatactccccacccttaatctccgtgcccacttcaaaggggaaaaaaggatggataggagggagtattatatactccctccgtttcggttatttatcgttttatttcAGTTtgaggtgtctcagtcaattattgTAATCAATTTGGTCCAcctgtcatttaataattggctccctcctctttccttgttCCTTCTGTCAAAATCGAAGGATAACAATTGACTGGAACGGAGGGAATActtcaaatatattatttttccTATTTAAAGATCTTTTTACTTAAAATTATAAATTTGTGAAATTTTGTATGATAAATCTAGGTAATTTGATATCATATATCATGATTTTATAAATACTCGTATTCTTTTTCAATGTAATTCGGAGAAAAGTTTTAGATATTTCAGCATGCATTGTGCAAACTCATTGAGAGGAAGTAGTTTTGGTGTGAGTTAACATATATAGTACTCCGTAGTATATATAAACTAATAAACATGCTCATATTGTTTCGATTAAGGATTATCTTTATTTCTTTCTCTTTATCATTATCTTTATTCATAACAAGTACATCGTTTAATAAATAATGTAAATTGTCTAAATAATGGGGAAAAAATGTTATGAAGAGGATCTAAATTGGTTGTGTTGAATTAGCTCAAATTTGTTTTTTTCCAGTTGCAAGGAACTAAATTGAATTGACTCGAATAAActcaactaaactaaactaaatgaaattaaaataaaaattaatttaTATAGAAAATAGTTAAACTAAATTAAACTAAACCGAATAAAAAAGGGTTTTGGTTGTCAAAAATGAGTCGGTGTACTATACAACTAGCATCTCTTCGTAGATAGACGAGGAAGTTAGGAagtccgtcacaaacaagaatttgtgctaATGTATTGCTCCGCACTCCGCAGTAGCCGTATATTGTAGTGGTGTATAGGTGTCATTCTTTTTCCAGGTGTCACAAAAAAGTACGACTTGTAACTAATTTCCACCTCATTTTTCTTATTACGAGGAAATCTGTAATTGCTATTTTTGGGGCacactccctccattcaacaccactttacatgtattttttttttcgtcaattcaactccactttacatgtttcctTTTTAGGTTGAGAAAAAGACTATTCTATCCTTATTCACACTCTATATTTACAGAAAAACCATCCATACCCCACACTAATTCACCATAAAACCCTACATTCatatttttttaacatttttaacCCCACTATTCTCTTTTCCTATGTACTTTTTATAGGTTTTTTTAATTCGCTCCTTAATATCCGCGATAAAAGTAaacatgcaaagtggagttgaacggAGAGAGTATTAGGTAAAATTCTTTTATCACCTCATTTTTTTACCTCATTTATGATTGATTATAtatgaccttttttttttttgacaataataAACTGattatacacttttttttttgttttttcaatcattataatattttttttttttttttttttttttttggtgtacgAAGGACCGGCATTTTTAAAGTCCCCGGTGGACCGATAACCGCATGATTTGCGCAGCCTAGGGTTCGAAcacgggacctctcaactcctgcccATTGGCAAGCTTTGAAGGTTAAACCCGATGCCACTAGACTCGCATCACTTGGTTTCAATCATTATAATATAGAGACATGGGATTTGGACATGAGACTTAATGTCAACTATATTTTCATAATCTCTAGGTTGAGACTTAACATATTCACTAACTGAATTTCATCTTTCCGAATACAAATATCATATAAATTGAATTAACAAAACTAAAAATTACCATTTCTCATCCAAATTCCCTATTTACTAAAAAAATAGGTGAAACTTTCATTTTTCTCGTCTGGCCTAAATCATATTTCCtaaataataaaggataataTTTTTAGCATTTATTATAAGTATGGTAGGTGATTAATGACACAatcttttaataaatttaatatttAGAACATTCTATATTATTTCACATTCTACATAAATTTATCTCCATTATTATATGGTAAAAAACTgtatactttttttttaaaaaataattgtCTGATGAAAATTCATGGACTTTTAatgataagaagttgcacaaaaaatattaataataaaaatattctaAAAATAACATTATTAATTTCTCAGTaaaaaatactttcattaaaatactCATTTTATGACTTGttacaattttaatttttattgctCAAATCAAAATAAAgtgatgaaaaacataaaaaagaaataaattatcaatttaaaatccataaataatacGGAATACATTAaatgtaaaattttataaacACCGTACATATATTGTACGGGATCTACTAGTCACAATATTACTCAATTAAGAAAACATCTTCCCAAAGCCAACTCGCAATTAAACACCACAAATTAAGGTAAGACATAACTTCACAATACATAGTAAGAAAAATAATCTCTTACAAAACTTGCGTATCAAACTTTTAAATTCCTTACTAAGTTATCAACACGAAAACGCGTTGTACAACTACAGAACACATCCGTTAAGAATCTATAAAATGCAGAAAAATCAATCTACAAATTTTATCATACTTATAATACTCCTTACTTTATCAATTTCCCCAATTTCAGAATCAATTGCAGTGAAATCATCAAAAATGGCAGAAATTCCACAACAATCACCATCAGCAGTTTACATTGTTTATACTGAGAAGCCCATCGATGGTGTTGAGCCTGAATCTCATCATCTTTCCACTCTTTCTTCTGTTCTTGGAGGGTAAAAAAGTTTTAATCTTTCGTTTTCTTCTTGTTAATTGAGTTTTGATTTCGTGGTTTCGTTTTGTGGGTATTTGTTTGTTGTTGATTATTTTTAATTGGGTTTTTGTTTCTGGTTTTGGTTTGTGTTTTGGTGGAGAATTGAACTGGGGTTGTGATTTTGATTTGTAATTGATTAGGGTTTGTGTTTTGGGTATAATTTGGGGGTATTTTAGGGTTGGATTGAGCACAAATTCTCTTGTAAGGCCGCCTTATACAATATAGTTTTACACATTATTAGGGTAAAACCGCCTCATGTTGGATGATGTGTATTAGATGCTAAACTTGAGCTAGGATAGAGTTATGCATATGTAAAGATGAAATCTTTCAGCTTAAGCAAGGAAAGGGGAGGGGGTCaatccccactaaactaaaagatTAAGAAAACTCTaatattttcccgcctaaatgaatattCCATATTTGGGCTTTATTATATCCTATCTATTGGGCTAAACTGCTTAATTCCATATAATTCTATTCCATTTACACATTTATATGTCTACAACTGGGCCTGATTAATTACATACAATAACTAACCTACTACGGAGTACAAGATAAGAGCATTCATATATTGTTTTTACTTCTAAAACGAAAATATtgccaataatatatattttCTTACACTTTAATTTAATATCTATTCATACTATACAACGTGAACATTtaaattttggttaatttttaaatttttttgattCAATATATACATAAGTATATCTATTACAACACAGATACACACAAAATAATTTCACCAATTTTATATAGAGTAACACGGTTGAACCTTCTTTTTTCTATCTCCTAACAcaaaacattactaatattaaATTTTATTCTATACTAAAATTTCAAAAGGAGTTAAAACGagttaaatataattaaataattgttaaattctctaatgtccctatctaaaaaaccgcgtgTGCGCGGGATTTATACTAGTTACTAAATAACAAGTGGagcaaattgagtgtgaatgatcaaattatcatcaagttctttcttaaaatagaaatgacaatAATTGATTGAGAtacccaaaatggaataggacaacaaatgaccgggacagggGAGTATGTATTTAAAATGCTGCAGTGTCCTGTATTTCGGCTGTGAGGAATTGTGAACTTGCTGTATTTTGATCTACTGATCTTTATGTTATCATTAGCAACATACATAAGTTGAAATTGATGAGGTGCACTGAAATGTCGAAGAAAGATTTCTTAAATATCAGTGGAACCCTAATATGAAGCCCTTTTGGATTGAGCTGTGTCAGTGGCGGATCTTGGAGCAAAAACTAGTGGGGTGGGGGGGATTGAAAACCTGACCTCATGTATATGGGGATATTCACTGATCAACCATTGAGTCAAGTAGCCCAAGTGTTTGCCAATGTACTAAAATTATATAAACGTAAAAGGCAGAGGATGTCAGGCTCCCCTCCCGGGAACACAGATTTGCTGTTGGTGGTGTGGGAGTGCTCCCTGTTTCATTCCAAGTTCACACTTTACTGATGTCAATCTTACCTGAGACGTTGAAGGCTCAAGTATTAGACGTCTATGCAATGTCAGTGAGCGTCAAGGGTCTTCTTGTGTGAACCTTTTCTTCTTTCGTCAAAACCTGCAACTTAACTAATTTGCAACAATTGCTGCTCCTTTTTTAATATTTGTTATTCATTATTTACTAATCATCTACAACGTATCATAACAATTTATCTGCTCAACAGTGAGGATGCTGCAAAGGAGTCGTTGATTTATGTTTACAAGAATGCAGCCACTGGGTTCTCGGCCAAACTGACACCTGAGCAAGTGTCACAGCTTGAAAGTATGGTTTCTAGCCTATATTATTGGTTATGATTAATGCATTGATAATTTTCTAGTAAGAAAAACGACTTCAGAAAGAAGTATTTACTCTGTTTGGTTTGCGCTGATCCTTATAACTCCATATATATAATGCAGCTCggttttgtgttttaattgtttgtcTCGAATAGTTGATTATATGTTGGTTCTGTCAAACAAATTAATATGAAGGCACCTGTGAGCAGCACGTGCTTAACCATGGCCAATATTGGAATACTATGACTACTAGTCCAAACTTCTCTTGATGCTCAAATCAGACATTTTGCTCTGAGGATCTTATACTTTCACGCTGTTTGATTACCTGTCAAATTATGCTTGTTAATATACATGCTTGATCTTGCTAACAGCCATCGATCTATTTAGGTTAGCTGTTAGCACAATATGCTTAGAAAAGCCGTTTGGCCTTTCAAGTTCTTTGAACATACAAATGTTCTGCCTTATTCGTATGTTTATTTATCTGTAAATGGTTGGCTGTTCCGCATCACCCCATCTTATACAAGATGGTGTCACATAGGTGAGACCAACCTATTAATTCTGTAATTTTTTCGGGGATAAAAGGATGGGTTTGATCTCTCATGTGAGACCCTTGTCTTTTCTCGTTTGtatcgaatcattttttttcctgGCTTAGTTTTGCTACGAATTATTCATTGTCTAAAATTGTTGGATAAGTTGGTCCGTGACTAACGAGAGCCTCTCTTATTGTTGACAGAACAACCCGGAGTGATTCAGGTAGTCCCTAGCCAAACTCTTCAGCTGCATGGAAGTGGAAAAACCACAGATATGAGGGTTTAATCCCCAATGTTGTTTTGAAACAAATAATCTGCATTTAGGAATGCAATGTAATATACTATAGGGAATGCCGTAGATTCGGGATATAACCAAGAACGCCGTCAAGCTCACTGTAGTAATATGACATCAGTTTATTATATGCATCGGACCTGATCTGTGCTTGGTTACTACTTGTATGTTTCAGAGAACAATGTTAGTCTCACCAAAATAATACGACATTGGCTTAATATATGTACGAGACTCAATGTATGCTTGTTTATTAGGATGCTCCTCTACATTGAACAACGCTAGAGATGGGCTTGTCTGTGAGGTTATGGAGCGAGGAAATTACGGAATTAGGAATGTAATTGAATGTGCCTTGTAATTTGGGATGTAATTGACTAATTGAGTTTTTGTGGGTAATAGCTAGTAAGAGAAAAGAGGTGGATGTTACGGTGGCTATTGGCGGGGGACGGGGGTGCGAGTAGGGGTGAGAACCTTTTGGTAGGAGGGAGGGTGGGGTGGCAAATGTCAATTACAAGTTTTTTTTTccggaaaatgcacgcggtgcccttaACTTTGAtattttgcccgaaatacccaattttttgattTGGAAAACTTTTAAAGGCTATAATTCGTGTTTACGAGCtcagaaagtgacgattttttttttcaatttgattATGTTTTCGAGAACTACGACTTGTAAAAAAAAATGTCGAGTTTGAAATTCTTGACgaagagatatggtcactcagTTTGTTCGGTAACAAAAAAtttgacgtacaaaaactcctagccatgagatccaaatacgacaattttttttttaaaatcgtaattctcggaaagataatcgatttgaaaaaaaactcatagacacgagttatagcctcttaaagttttccggaataaaaaattgggtatttcggacAAAATTCGAAACTTCAAaagcaccgcgtgcattttccttttttttttggtcaGCAATACAAAGAGATGCGATTATGGAAAGTGAGGACTTGCTTAGCCTATAATTAGGAGTGTACAGAACCGGATATACGATATAGTTTTGGAAACCGTATCAAAATAAGGAATGTATTTTAGGTTGAAAATTTTGAactttttccttattcttttacCTAAGGAGATTTCCTATTTACAAAGAACCAAATTGAGATTTAAGAATACCATATTAAAAAAACACGAATTCACAAGAGAAAAGGATCCAACAATATACCTAACCAATCCGGACTTTTAAGCATTAGGGCAAGTTTAcataaattcttgtttaagacggtcTATAAAGATAAGTAGTTGAATGGTCATCTTTGAGAGAAACCAACTTGCGCCCTAAGTGTTAATTGCTGCCGTTCAACAGAGAAGCCTAAGCCAAGGTACGTTTAAACTTTCGTATATGatctttttaattaattttcataTTCATATTGTATTACGTCTATTGATTGTGAGAAAATATTGGTCGAAACTCGAAATTGAGATGAAGGGAGTCCGATGAGATTGATAAACCGTAGTTATTTTCTGTCATTAATTGGTGTTATGCTTTTGTTCAATTTTTATAGTTCTTTGTGAGCGGTATTTAATCAAAAGTAATTAAACTATTGAGTATGAGACAATCATGGATCATCGGGAAATAGTTTCTTCGTAAAATAGGGCATTGTTGCGTATgtttaactaactaactaactaactctCTTGTAGAATCTGCTTGGATGAACAAGATGGTTGAAGGCTATTTTGATCGTCTTCCAAGTAAAATCCTGCACAACATTGCACTGATGCTTCCGTTCAATTCAATCATACAACTGAGGTGCTCGAGTAAGTTTTGGTACAACCTTCTGACAGACCCCAAGTTTAGAGATTTACATTTAA contains:
- the LOC141586252 gene encoding subtilisin-like protease SBT3.9; this translates as MQKNQSTNFIILIILLTLSISPISESIAVKSSKMAEIPQQSPSAVYIVYTEKPIDGVEPESHHLSTLSSVLGGEDAAKESLIYVYKNAATGFSAKLTPEQVSQLEKQPGVIQVVPSQTLQLHGSGKTTDMRV